One Eptesicus fuscus isolate TK198812 chromosome 11, DD_ASM_mEF_20220401, whole genome shotgun sequence genomic region harbors:
- the PPIL3 gene encoding peptidyl-prolyl cis-trans isomerase-like 3, whose protein sequence is MSVTLHTDVGDIKIEIFCERTPKACENFLALCASNYYNGCIFHRNIKGFMVQTGDPSGTGRGGNSIWGKKFEDEYSEYLKHNVRGVVSMANNGPNTNGSQFFITYGKQPHLDMKYTVFGKVIDGLETLDELEKLPVNEKTYRPLNDVHIKDITIHANPFAQ, encoded by the exons TCGGTGACGCTGCATACAGATGTAGGtgatattaaaatagaaatcttCTGCGAGAGGACACCCAAAGCATGTGAA aATTTCTTGGCTCTTTGTGCCAGTAATTACTACAATGGCTGCATATTTCATAGAAATATCAAGGGTTTCATGGTTCAAACAGGAGACCCCTCAG GTACTGGAAGAGGAGGAAACAGTATCTGGGGCAAGAAATTTGAGGATGAATATAGTGAATATCTTAAG CACAACGTTAGAGGTGTTGTATCTATGGCTAATAATGGCCCAAATACCAATGGATCTCAGTTTTTCATCACCTATGGCAAGCAGCCACATTTGGACATGAAATACACAGTATTTGGAAA GGTAATAGACGGTCTGGAGACTCTAGATGAATTGGAGAAGTTACCAGTAAATGAGAAGACATACCGACCTCTTAATGATGTACACATTAAGGATATAACTATTCATGCCAACCCATTTGCTCAATAG
- the CLK1 gene encoding dual specificity protein kinase CLK1 isoform X1, protein MASALSEPDCMRHSKRSYCPDWEEKDWECAKWSSSSSSRKRARRSHSSARESKRCKYDHAKTSDSHYLESRSMNERDYYSRRYIDEYRNDYSQGCESGHRHRDHESRYQNHSSKSSGRSGRSSYKSKHRIHHSTTRHRSHGKSHRRKRSRSVEDDEEGHLICQSGDVLSARYEIVDTLGEGAFGKVVECIDHKVGGRHVAVKIVKNVDRYCEAARSEIQVLEHLNTTDPNSTFYFSCVCSRCVQMLEWFEHRGHICIVFELLGLSTYDFIKENGFLPFRMDHIRKMAYQICKSVNFLHSNKLTHTDLKPENILFVQSDYTEAYNPKMKRDERTLINPDIKVVDFGSATYDDEHHSTLVSTRHYRAPEVILALGWSQPCDVWSIGCILIEYYLGFTVFPTHDSKEHLAMMERILGPLPKHMIQKTRKRKYFHHDRLDWDEHSSAGRYVSRRCKPLKEFMLSQDAEHELLFDLIQKMLEYEPTKRITLKEALKHPFFYPLKKTT, encoded by the exons ATGGCGTCCGCCCTCTCCGAACCCGATTGT ATGAGGCACTCGAAGAGAAGTTACTGCCCCGACTGGGAGGAGAAAGACTGGGAGTGTGCGAaatggagcagcagcagcagcagccgcaagAGGGCGAGGCGATCCCACAGCAGCGCCCGCGAGAGCAAGCGCTGCAAGTATGACCACGCTAAAACCTCGGATAG tcaTTATTTGGAAAGCAGGTCCATGAATGAGAGAGATTATTATAGTCGGCGCTACATTGATGAATATAGAAATGACTACAGTCAAGGGTGTGAATCTGGACATCGCCATAGGGACCATGAAAGCAGATACCAGAACCATAGTAGCAAGTCCTCTGGTAGGAGTGGACGAAGTAGCTATAAAAGCAAACACAGGATTCACCACAGCACCACACGTCATCGTTCCCATGGG AAGAGTCACCGAAGGAAAAGATCCAGGAGTGTAGAGGATGATGAGGAGGGTCACCTGATCTGTCAGAGTGGAGACGTACTAAGTGCAAGAT ATGAAATTGTTGACACTTTAGGTGAAGGAGCTTTTGGAAAAGTCGTGGAGTGCATTGATCATAAAGT GGGAGGTAGACATGTAGCggtaaaaatagttaaaaatgtgGATAGATACTGTGAAGCTGCCCGCTCAGAAATACAAGTGCTGGAACACTTAAATACAACAGATCCCAACAGTACATT ttatttttcatgtgtttgtagCCGCTGTGTCCAGATGTTGGAATGGTTTGAGCATCGTGGTCACATTTGCATTGTATTTGAATTACTAGGACTTAGTACTTATGATTTTATTAAGGAAAATGGTTTTCTGCCATTTCGAATGGATCATATCAGGAAGATGGCATATCAGATATGCAAGTCTGTGAATT TTTTGCACAGTAATAAGTTGACTCATACCGACTTAAAgcctgaaaacattttatttgtgcAGTCTGACTACACAGAGGCATATAATCCCAAAATG AAACGTGATGAACGTACCTTAATAAATCCAGATATTAAAGTTGTAGACTTTGGAAGTGCAACATATGATGATGAACATCACAGTACATTGGTGTCTACCAGACATTATAGGGCTCCTGAAGTTATTTTAG CCTTAGGATGGTCCCAACCATGTGATGTCTGGAGTATAGGATGTATTCTTATTGAATATTACCTTGGCTTTACAGTATTTCCA acACATGATAGTAAGGAGCACCTAGCAATGATGGAAAGGATTCTTGGACCTTTACCAAAACATATGATACAGAAAACCAG GAAACGTAAATATTTCCATCATGATCGATTGGACTGGGATGAACACAGTTCTGCCGGCAGATACGTTTCAAGGCGTTGTAAACCTCTGAAG gAATTTATGCTTTCTCAGGATGCTGAACATGAGCTTCTCTTTGACCTCATTCAGAAAATGCTGGAGTATGAGCCAACTAAAAGGATTACTCTCAAAGAAGCCTTAAAACATCCTTTCTTTTATCCCCTAAAAAAAACTACATAG
- the CLK1 gene encoding dual specificity protein kinase CLK1 isoform X2: MRHSKRSYCPDWEEKDWECAKWSSSSSSRKRARRSHSSARESKRCKYDHAKTSDSHYLESRSMNERDYYSRRYIDEYRNDYSQGCESGHRHRDHESRYQNHSSKSSGRSGRSSYKSKHRIHHSTTRHRSHGKSHRRKRSRSVEDDEEGHLICQSGDVLSARYEIVDTLGEGAFGKVVECIDHKVGGRHVAVKIVKNVDRYCEAARSEIQVLEHLNTTDPNSTFRCVQMLEWFEHRGHICIVFELLGLSTYDFIKENGFLPFRMDHIRKMAYQICKSVNFLHSNKLTHTDLKPENILFVQSDYTEAYNPKMKRDERTLINPDIKVVDFGSATYDDEHHSTLVSTRHYRAPEVILALGWSQPCDVWSIGCILIEYYLGFTVFPTHDSKEHLAMMERILGPLPKHMIQKTRKRKYFHHDRLDWDEHSSAGRYVSRRCKPLKEFMLSQDAEHELLFDLIQKMLEYEPTKRITLKEALKHPFFYPLKKTT, from the exons ATGAGGCACTCGAAGAGAAGTTACTGCCCCGACTGGGAGGAGAAAGACTGGGAGTGTGCGAaatggagcagcagcagcagcagccgcaagAGGGCGAGGCGATCCCACAGCAGCGCCCGCGAGAGCAAGCGCTGCAAGTATGACCACGCTAAAACCTCGGATAG tcaTTATTTGGAAAGCAGGTCCATGAATGAGAGAGATTATTATAGTCGGCGCTACATTGATGAATATAGAAATGACTACAGTCAAGGGTGTGAATCTGGACATCGCCATAGGGACCATGAAAGCAGATACCAGAACCATAGTAGCAAGTCCTCTGGTAGGAGTGGACGAAGTAGCTATAAAAGCAAACACAGGATTCACCACAGCACCACACGTCATCGTTCCCATGGG AAGAGTCACCGAAGGAAAAGATCCAGGAGTGTAGAGGATGATGAGGAGGGTCACCTGATCTGTCAGAGTGGAGACGTACTAAGTGCAAGAT ATGAAATTGTTGACACTTTAGGTGAAGGAGCTTTTGGAAAAGTCGTGGAGTGCATTGATCATAAAGT GGGAGGTAGACATGTAGCggtaaaaatagttaaaaatgtgGATAGATACTGTGAAGCTGCCCGCTCAGAAATACAAGTGCTGGAACACTTAAATACAACAGATCCCAACAGTACATT CCGCTGTGTCCAGATGTTGGAATGGTTTGAGCATCGTGGTCACATTTGCATTGTATTTGAATTACTAGGACTTAGTACTTATGATTTTATTAAGGAAAATGGTTTTCTGCCATTTCGAATGGATCATATCAGGAAGATGGCATATCAGATATGCAAGTCTGTGAATT TTTTGCACAGTAATAAGTTGACTCATACCGACTTAAAgcctgaaaacattttatttgtgcAGTCTGACTACACAGAGGCATATAATCCCAAAATG AAACGTGATGAACGTACCTTAATAAATCCAGATATTAAAGTTGTAGACTTTGGAAGTGCAACATATGATGATGAACATCACAGTACATTGGTGTCTACCAGACATTATAGGGCTCCTGAAGTTATTTTAG CCTTAGGATGGTCCCAACCATGTGATGTCTGGAGTATAGGATGTATTCTTATTGAATATTACCTTGGCTTTACAGTATTTCCA acACATGATAGTAAGGAGCACCTAGCAATGATGGAAAGGATTCTTGGACCTTTACCAAAACATATGATACAGAAAACCAG GAAACGTAAATATTTCCATCATGATCGATTGGACTGGGATGAACACAGTTCTGCCGGCAGATACGTTTCAAGGCGTTGTAAACCTCTGAAG gAATTTATGCTTTCTCAGGATGCTGAACATGAGCTTCTCTTTGACCTCATTCAGAAAATGCTGGAGTATGAGCCAACTAAAAGGATTACTCTCAAAGAAGCCTTAAAACATCCTTTCTTTTATCCCCTAAAAAAAACTACATAG
- the CLK1 gene encoding dual specificity protein kinase CLK1 isoform X3 codes for MRHSKRSYCPDWEEKDWECAKWSSSSSSRKRARRSHSSARESKRCKYDHAKTSDSHYLESRSMNERDYYSRRYIDEYRNDYSQGCESGHRHRDHESRYQNHSSKSSGRSGRSSYKSKHRIHHSTTRHRSHGKSHRRKRSRSVEDDEEGHLICQSGDVLSARYEIVDTLGEGAFGKVVECIDHKVGGRHVAVKIVKNVDRYCEAARSEIQVLEHLNTTDPNSTFYFSCVCSRCVQMLEWFEHRGHICIVFELLGLSTYDFIKENGFLPFRMDHIRKMAYQICKSVNFLHSNKLTHTDLKPENILFVQSDYTEAYNPKMKRDERTLINPDIKVVDFGSATYDDEHHSTLVSTRHYRAPEVILALGWSQPCDVWSIGCILIEYYLGFTVFPTHDSKEHLAMMERILGPLPKHMIQKTRKRKYFHHDRLDWDEHSSAGRYVSRRCKPLKEFMLSQDAEHELLFDLIQKMLEYEPTKRITLKEALKHPFFYPLKKTT; via the exons ATGAGGCACTCGAAGAGAAGTTACTGCCCCGACTGGGAGGAGAAAGACTGGGAGTGTGCGAaatggagcagcagcagcagcagccgcaagAGGGCGAGGCGATCCCACAGCAGCGCCCGCGAGAGCAAGCGCTGCAAGTATGACCACGCTAAAACCTCGGATAG tcaTTATTTGGAAAGCAGGTCCATGAATGAGAGAGATTATTATAGTCGGCGCTACATTGATGAATATAGAAATGACTACAGTCAAGGGTGTGAATCTGGACATCGCCATAGGGACCATGAAAGCAGATACCAGAACCATAGTAGCAAGTCCTCTGGTAGGAGTGGACGAAGTAGCTATAAAAGCAAACACAGGATTCACCACAGCACCACACGTCATCGTTCCCATGGG AAGAGTCACCGAAGGAAAAGATCCAGGAGTGTAGAGGATGATGAGGAGGGTCACCTGATCTGTCAGAGTGGAGACGTACTAAGTGCAAGAT ATGAAATTGTTGACACTTTAGGTGAAGGAGCTTTTGGAAAAGTCGTGGAGTGCATTGATCATAAAGT GGGAGGTAGACATGTAGCggtaaaaatagttaaaaatgtgGATAGATACTGTGAAGCTGCCCGCTCAGAAATACAAGTGCTGGAACACTTAAATACAACAGATCCCAACAGTACATT ttatttttcatgtgtttgtagCCGCTGTGTCCAGATGTTGGAATGGTTTGAGCATCGTGGTCACATTTGCATTGTATTTGAATTACTAGGACTTAGTACTTATGATTTTATTAAGGAAAATGGTTTTCTGCCATTTCGAATGGATCATATCAGGAAGATGGCATATCAGATATGCAAGTCTGTGAATT TTTTGCACAGTAATAAGTTGACTCATACCGACTTAAAgcctgaaaacattttatttgtgcAGTCTGACTACACAGAGGCATATAATCCCAAAATG AAACGTGATGAACGTACCTTAATAAATCCAGATATTAAAGTTGTAGACTTTGGAAGTGCAACATATGATGATGAACATCACAGTACATTGGTGTCTACCAGACATTATAGGGCTCCTGAAGTTATTTTAG CCTTAGGATGGTCCCAACCATGTGATGTCTGGAGTATAGGATGTATTCTTATTGAATATTACCTTGGCTTTACAGTATTTCCA acACATGATAGTAAGGAGCACCTAGCAATGATGGAAAGGATTCTTGGACCTTTACCAAAACATATGATACAGAAAACCAG GAAACGTAAATATTTCCATCATGATCGATTGGACTGGGATGAACACAGTTCTGCCGGCAGATACGTTTCAAGGCGTTGTAAACCTCTGAAG gAATTTATGCTTTCTCAGGATGCTGAACATGAGCTTCTCTTTGACCTCATTCAGAAAATGCTGGAGTATGAGCCAACTAAAAGGATTACTCTCAAAGAAGCCTTAAAACATCCTTTCTTTTATCCCCTAAAAAAAACTACATAG
- the CLK1 gene encoding dual specificity protein kinase CLK1 isoform X4: MTTLKPRIDEIVDTLGEGAFGKVVECIDHKVGGRHVAVKIVKNVDRYCEAARSEIQVLEHLNTTDPNSTFYFSCVCSRCVQMLEWFEHRGHICIVFELLGLSTYDFIKENGFLPFRMDHIRKMAYQICKSVNFLHSNKLTHTDLKPENILFVQSDYTEAYNPKMKRDERTLINPDIKVVDFGSATYDDEHHSTLVSTRHYRAPEVILALGWSQPCDVWSIGCILIEYYLGFTVFPTHDSKEHLAMMERILGPLPKHMIQKTRKRKYFHHDRLDWDEHSSAGRYVSRRCKPLKEFMLSQDAEHELLFDLIQKMLEYEPTKRITLKEALKHPFFYPLKKTT, translated from the exons ATGACCACGCTAAAACCTCGGATAG ATGAAATTGTTGACACTTTAGGTGAAGGAGCTTTTGGAAAAGTCGTGGAGTGCATTGATCATAAAGT GGGAGGTAGACATGTAGCggtaaaaatagttaaaaatgtgGATAGATACTGTGAAGCTGCCCGCTCAGAAATACAAGTGCTGGAACACTTAAATACAACAGATCCCAACAGTACATT ttatttttcatgtgtttgtagCCGCTGTGTCCAGATGTTGGAATGGTTTGAGCATCGTGGTCACATTTGCATTGTATTTGAATTACTAGGACTTAGTACTTATGATTTTATTAAGGAAAATGGTTTTCTGCCATTTCGAATGGATCATATCAGGAAGATGGCATATCAGATATGCAAGTCTGTGAATT TTTTGCACAGTAATAAGTTGACTCATACCGACTTAAAgcctgaaaacattttatttgtgcAGTCTGACTACACAGAGGCATATAATCCCAAAATG AAACGTGATGAACGTACCTTAATAAATCCAGATATTAAAGTTGTAGACTTTGGAAGTGCAACATATGATGATGAACATCACAGTACATTGGTGTCTACCAGACATTATAGGGCTCCTGAAGTTATTTTAG CCTTAGGATGGTCCCAACCATGTGATGTCTGGAGTATAGGATGTATTCTTATTGAATATTACCTTGGCTTTACAGTATTTCCA acACATGATAGTAAGGAGCACCTAGCAATGATGGAAAGGATTCTTGGACCTTTACCAAAACATATGATACAGAAAACCAG GAAACGTAAATATTTCCATCATGATCGATTGGACTGGGATGAACACAGTTCTGCCGGCAGATACGTTTCAAGGCGTTGTAAACCTCTGAAG gAATTTATGCTTTCTCAGGATGCTGAACATGAGCTTCTCTTTGACCTCATTCAGAAAATGCTGGAGTATGAGCCAACTAAAAGGATTACTCTCAAAGAAGCCTTAAAACATCCTTTCTTTTATCCCCTAAAAAAAACTACATAG